Proteins encoded by one window of Lathyrus oleraceus cultivar Zhongwan6 chromosome 1, CAAS_Psat_ZW6_1.0, whole genome shotgun sequence:
- the LOC127133288 gene encoding 3-ketoacyl-CoA synthase 2, giving the protein MSMSSMLLFFLAQSKSFFLSIITVFLNIQISFKSNYIFSPFLWCCLIASISTFYLKKCSKKVYLVDFACYKPLPSCICAKEMFIEKSKLVGSFRDESINFQSKILDRSGFGDKTYVPEDSLRIPPRICTSEARRETESVIFGVVDELLLKTKMKVEDIDILITNCCIFNPSPSLSTVVVNHYKLEDQVLCYNLSGMGCSAGLVAVDLAKQLLMVHQNSYALVVSTEILNSGWYSGNNRSMLVTNCLFRVGGAAILLSNISSDSRRSKYDLKHTGSQDNCYNSVLQKEDETDKIRGIALSNDLMSSAGLALKENITTLGKYVLPLLEQLKFATSFVVKKYINKNMKVYTPDFKLCFEHFCIHTGGKAVQDEMQKVLGLSDWQIEPSRMTLYRFGNTSSSSVWYALAYCEAKGRIRKGDRIWQVAFGSGFKCNTTVWCALRNVDPIKDINPWSDEVHEFPVDD; this is encoded by the exons ATGAGTATGTCTTCAATGTTATTATTTTTCTTAGCTCAATCTAAGTCTTTTTTCCTCTCTATCATTACAGTCTTTCTAAATATTCAAATATCTTTCAAGTCTAATTACATCTTCTCACCCTTTCTATGGTGTTGCTTAATAGCATCAATATCAACCTTTTACTTAAAGAAATGTTCAAAAAAAGTATATCTAGTCGATTTTGCATGTTACAAACCCTTACCTAGTTGCATTTGTGCTAAGGAAATGTTTATAGAAAAATCAAAACTTGTAGGATCTTTTAGAGATGAGAGCATAAATTTCCAAAGCAAAATTCTTGATAGGTCTGGATTTGGTGATAAAACTTATGTGCCAGAGGACTCGTTGAGAATTCCACCAAGAATTTGCACTAGTGAAGCCAGGAGAGAAACTGAATCAGTTATTTTTGGTGTTGTTGATGAGCTTTTGTTAAAGACAAAAATGAAGGTTGAAGATATTGATATTCTTATAACAAATTGTTGTATTTTCAATCCTTCACCTTCTCTAAGTACTGTGGTTGTTAACCATTACAAACTTGAGGATCAAGTTTTGTGCTATAATTTAAGTGGTATGGGGTGTAGTGCTGGCCTCGTTGCCGTCGACCTTGCCAAACAGCTCTTAATG GTACATCAAAATTCATATGCATTAGTAGTGAGCACAGAAATTCTCAACAGTGGATGGTACTCAGGAAACAACAGATCAATGCTTGTTACAAATTGTCTATTTCGTGTAGGTGGTGCAGCAATCTTACTCTCAAACATTTCTTCTGATTCTCGCCGTTCAAAGTATGATCTTAAACACACGGGTTCACAAGACAATTGTTACAATTCAGTCCTACAAAAAGAAGATGAAACAGACAAAATCAGAGGCATAGCACTTTCGAACGACTTGATGAGTTCAGCAGGTTTAGCACTTAAAGAAAACATTACGACACTTGGAAAATATGTTTTGCCTTTACTAGAACAATTAAAGTTTGCTACATCTTTTGTTGTTAAAAAGTACATAAACAAGAATATGAAGGTTTATACACCTGATTTTAAGTTGTGTTTTGAGCACTTTTGTATTCATACTGGTGGAAAAGCTGTTCAAGATGAGATGCAAAAAGTGCTTGGATTAAGTGATTGGCAAATTGAGCCTTCAAGGATGACACTTTATAGATTTGGTAATACTTCAAGTAGTTCTGTTTGGTATGCTTTGGCTTATTGTGAAGCCAAGGGAAGAATAAGAAAAGGTGACAGGATTTGGCAAGTTGCATTTGGTTCTGGATTTAAGTGTAATACTACTGTTTGGTGTGCATTAAGGAATGTTGATCCAATTAAGGATATTAATCCTTGGAGTGATGAGGTTCATGAATTTCCTGTTGATGATTGA